A window of the Gossypium hirsutum isolate 1008001.06 chromosome A03, Gossypium_hirsutum_v2.1, whole genome shotgun sequence genome harbors these coding sequences:
- the LOC107886670 gene encoding uncharacterized protein has translation MNCLPHVRAYGTALFRKAGNFIATTSLNQCHVPFWKRNFEHAGVKTVDLEFLLTRFRPQCYFSRKSNSSSSTKKASRTKKVHPEQPPVMENEKDAFFVVRKGDVVGVFKSFADCQAQVGSSICDPPVSVYKGYSLTKETEIYLSSCGLKNAFYTIRAADVKEDLFGALMPCPFQEPASSKGETSHNDATKKRPQDLLQSEYGGLGSLGSIAVADPVRKHFKLDPHAEAQITSSGHQSCILEFDGASKGNPGPAGAAAVLKTDAGNVICKLREGLGVATNNAAEYRAIILGLKHALRKGYTNIRVRGDSKLVCMQLQGLWKVKHEHMSELYEQAMKLKDKFLSFQINHVLRELNGEADAEANLAVKLAEGQIQEDPKDHVIVGLLARLCKGISVVFVADAYLVGPELTMPNQHLHGSHYIRRLTPACFHMPTWKPRKQPCMPAQLKYEPFSITKNVIKSTPNSLHKREIMAMLMKRIANLTKTTAKPSPPFSLKYLLLFSLPSLSSASEKILAGTATDVAVISGKSDLVYSDPPVSATIKPLLPDLLQPRVVIYDGVCHLCHEGVKWVIKADKHRKIKFCCVQSKAAEPYLRVCGVDREDVLRRFVFIEGLGLYHQGSTAALRVLSYLPLPYSALSAFLIIPTPLRDAVYDFIAKRRYDWFGKSEDCLVLQESELLERFIDREEMMDRNRNRSNL, from the exons ATGAACTGCCTGCCACACGTGCGTGCTTATGGCACAGCTTTATTTAGAAAGGCTGGTAATTTCATTGCAACAACTTCTTTGAACCAATGCCATGTTCCTTTCTGGAAAAGAAATTTTGAGCACGCGGGTGTTAAGACTGTGGATTTAGAGTTCTTGTTGACAAGATTTCGCCCTCAGTGTTACTTTTCCCGGAAAAGTAATAGTAGTAGTAGCACAAAAAAAGCATCCAGGACTAAAAAAGTTCATCCTGAACAACCACCGGTGATGGAAAACGAGAAAGATGCATTCTTTGTAGTGAGAAAGGGAGATGTTGTTGGTGTTTTCAAGAGCTTTGCTGATTGTCAGGCCCAAGTTGGATCCTCG ATATGTGATCCTCCGGTCAGTGTCTACAAAGGCTACTCTTTGACAAAGGAAACTGAAATATATCTGTCTTCCTGTGGGCTTAAGAATGCTTTCTACACTATTAGAGCTGCAGATGTGAAAGAAGATCTTTTTGGAGCGCTCATGCCCTGCCCTTTCCAG GAGCCAGCTTCTTCTAAAGGTGAAACATCTCATAATGATGCAACCAAAAAGAGACCACAGGATTTGCTTCAGTCAGAGTATGGG GGACTGGGATCACTTGGTTCAATAGCCGTAGCCGATCCCGTGAGAAAGCATTTCAAGTTGGATCCACATGCTGAGGCTCAAATAACATCCTCTGGTCAT CAAtcttgtattcttgagtttgatgGTGCATCAAAAGGAAATCCTGGGCCTGCTGGTGCAGCAGCTGTATTGAAAACTGATGCTGGAAATGTG ATCTGCAAATTGCGCGAGGGTTTGGGCGTAGCAACCAATAATGCTGCTGAATATCGCGCCATAATTTTAGGGTTGAAACATGCTCTTAGAAAAGGTTATACAAACATTCGTGTACGAGGTGACTCGAAGCTCGTTTGTATGCAG CTGCAGGGTTTATGGAAAGTCAAACATGAGCACATGTCTGAGTTGTATGAGCAAGCAATGAAACTGAAGGATAAGTTTCTTTCATTTCAGATCAATCACGTTTTAAGG GAACTGAATGGCGAGGCTGATGCTGAGGCCAACTTGGCTGTCAAACTTGCTG AAGGTCAAATCCAGGAGGA CCCAAAAGATCATGTTATTGTTGGCCTTCTAGCTCGGCTCTGCAAAGGAATTTCAGTTGTGTTTGTGGCAGACGCAT aTTTGGTTGGGCCGGAGCTAACGATGCCCAACCAACATTTACATGGTTCCCATTATATCCGACGGCTAACTCCGGCCTGCTTTCACATGCCGACTTGGAAGCCAAGAAAGCAACCATGTATGCCTGCCCAACTGAAATACGAGCCATTCTCAATTACCAAAAAcgtaatcaaatcaactccaaataGTCTTCATAAACGGGAAATTATGGCAATGTTGATGAAAAGAATTGCAAACCTCACCAAAACCACAGCTAAACCCTCCCCTCctttctctttaaaatatttattattattttcccttCCTTCCCTTTCTTCTGCTTCAGAGAAAATCCTAGCCGGCACTGCCACTGATGTCGCCGTTATTTCTGGAAAAAGCGATCTGGTGTACTCAGACCCACCGGTATCAGCCACCATCAAGCCTCTTTTGCCCGATCTCCTTCAACCACGTGTCGTCATCTATGATGGGGTCTGCCATCTTTGCCAcgaag GGGTTAAGTGGGTGATTAAAGCGGACAAACACAGGAAGATCAAGTTCTGCTGTGTGCAGTCAAAGGCTGCTGAACCATACTTGAGAGTTTGCGGTGTTGATCGAGAGGATGTTCTTCGTCGTTTTGTGTTCATTGAAGGCCTTGGTCTTTATCATCAAGGTTCCACAG CTGCATTGAGAGTGCTATCATACTTGCCACTTCCCTACTCCGCTTTAAGTGCATTCTTGATAATTCCAACTCCATTGAGGGATGCAGTTTATGATTTCATTGCCAAGCGGCGTTATGACTGGTTTGGGAAGAGTGAAGACTGCCTAGTTTTGCAAGAGAGCGAGCTCTTGGAGCGATTTATTGATAGGGAAGAAATGATGGATCGTAATCGTAATCGATCAAATTTGTAA
- the LOC107886672 gene encoding protein PLASTID REDOX INSENSITIVE 2, chloroplastic has protein sequence MGSLSKAFLSSTLRSLPSFSSPPTPFFSFSSSCSFTPNSPSFAFKSSFTSSSTSKAPTPNSLSFSSITFICKAAEYKFPDPIPEFADAETDKFRSHLLNKLSKKDTYGDSVEEVVGICTEIFSTFLHTEYGGPGTLLVIPFIDMADTINERGLPGGPQAARAAVKWAQDHVDKDWKEWWHQLT, from the exons ATGGGTTCATTGAGCAAAGCTTTTCTCTCCTCCACGCTTCGCTCTCTTCCCTCCTTTTCTTCTCCCCCCACTCCTTTCTTCTCCTTTTCTTCTTCATGTTCATTCACTCCAAATTCTCCTTCCTTCGCATTCAAAAGCTCCTTCACTTCTTCTTCAACTAGCAAAGCCCCCACACCTAATTCTCTCTCTTTCTCGTCCATCACCTTCATTTGCAAAGCTGCCGAGTACAAATTCCCTGACCCAATTCCCGAATTCGCTGATGCT GAAACGGATAAATTTAGGTCGCATCTGCTCAACAAACTATCCAAGAAGGATACGTACGGAGACTCGGTTGAAGAAGTTGTGGGAATCTGCACCGAG ATATTTAGTACTTTCTTACATACTGAATACGGTGGTCCTGGGACACTCTTGGTCATACCTTTCATTGACATGGCTGATACTATAAATGAGCGTGGGTTGCCTGGAGGACCGCAAGCTGCACGAGCTGCAGTTAAATGGGCTCAAGATCATGTAGACAAGGACTGGAAAGAATGGTGGCACCAATTAACATAG